The proteins below are encoded in one region of Nitrospira lenta:
- a CDS encoding GNAT family N-acetyltransferase, protein MPPTLKTTVTFSEKKSLQPEQLMTLFQQAPWAKGRTLNDARDMLRHTDVALCAWDGDQLVGFGRVLTDFVYRATIWDVIVDEAYQKQGIGTEIVQRILHHPRLKKVELFWLCTRRPGFYEKLGFSSKEQTGMVWNRSQQAKSE, encoded by the coding sequence ATGCCCCCCACGCTCAAGACCACGGTTACATTTTCAGAGAAGAAGTCGCTCCAACCCGAACAATTAATGACATTGTTTCAGCAGGCACCCTGGGCGAAGGGACGGACCCTGAATGACGCCCGTGACATGCTTCGTCATACGGATGTGGCGCTGTGCGCTTGGGACGGCGATCAGCTCGTCGGCTTTGGCCGGGTCCTCACGGATTTCGTCTATCGCGCGACTATTTGGGATGTGATCGTCGACGAAGCCTATCAGAAGCAAGGCATTGGAACTGAAATCGTGCAGCGTATTCTCCATCATCCCCGCTTGAAGAAAGTCGAGCTCTTCTGGCTCTGCACCAGGCGACCGGGGTTCTATGAAAAGCTGGGGTTCAGTTCCAAGGAACAGACCGGCATGGTGTGGAATCGCAGCCAGCAGGCGAAGTCCGAGTAA